In Pongo abelii isolate AG06213 chromosome 5, NHGRI_mPonAbe1-v2.0_pri, whole genome shotgun sequence, a single genomic region encodes these proteins:
- the HIST1H2BC gene encoding histone H2B type 1 — protein sequence MPEPAKSAPAPKKGSKKAVTKAQKKDGKKRKRSRKESYSVYVYKVLKQVHPDTGISSKAMGIMNSFVNDIFERIAGEASRLAHYNKRSTITSREIQTAVRLLLPGELAKHAVSEGTKAVTKYTSSK from the coding sequence ATGCCTGAGCCAGCCAAGTCTGCTCCCGCCCCGAAGAAGGGCTCCAAGAAGGCGGTGACCAAGGCGCAGAAGAAAGATGGCAAGAAGCGCAAGCGCAGCCGCAAGGAGAGTTACTCTGTGTACGTGTACAAGGTGCTGAAGCAGGTCCATCCAGACACTGGCATTTCTTCCAAGGCTATGGGCATCATGAATTCTTTCGTTAACGACATATTTGAGCGCATCGCGGGCGAGGCTTCCCGCCTGGCGCATTACAACAAGCGCTCGACCATCACTTCCAGGGAGATCCAGACGGCCGTGCGCCTGCTGCTTCCCGGAGAGCTGGCCAAGCACGCCGTGTCGGAGGGCACCAAGGCCGTCACCAAGTACACCAGCTCCAAGTAA
- the LOC100936243 gene encoding histone H2B type 1-M yields the protein MPEPTKSAPAPKKGSKKAVTKAQKKDGKKRKRSRKESYSVYVYKVLKQVHPDTGISSKAMGIMNSFVNDIFERIAGEASRLAHYNKRSTITSREIQTAVRLLLPGELAKHAVSEGTKAVTKYTSSK from the coding sequence ATGCCTGAACCTACCAAGTCTGCTCCAGCCCCAAAGAAGGGCTCCAAGAAGGCGGTGACTAAGGCTCAGAAGAAGGACGGGAAGAAGCGCAAGCGCAGCCGCAAGGAGAGCTATTCAGTGTATGTGTACAAGGTGCTGAAGCAGGTCCACCCTGACACCGGCATCTCTTCCAAGGCAATGGGGATCATGAATTCCTTCGTCAACGACATCTTCGAGCGCATCGCGGGCGAGGCTTCCCGCCTGGCGCATTACAACAAGCGCTCGACCATCACCTCCAGGGAGATCCAGACGGCCGTGCGCCTGCTGCTTCCGGGGGAGCTGGCCAAGCACGCCGTGTCGGAGGGCACCAAGGCCGTCACCAAGTACACCAGTTCCAAGTAA
- the LOC100438976 gene encoding histone H2A type 1-C: MSGRGKQGGKARAKAKSRSSRAGLQFPVGRVHRLLRKGNYAERVGAGAPVYLAAVLEYLTAEILELAGNAARDNKKTRIIPRHLQLAIRNDEELNKLLGRVTIAQGGVLPNIQAVLLPKKTESHHKAKGK; encoded by the coding sequence ATGTCTGGACGTGGTAAGCAAGGAGGCAAAGCTCGCGCTAAAGCGAAATCCCGCTCTTCTCGCGCTGGTCTCCAGTTCCCGGTGGGCCGAGTGCACCGCCTGCTCCGCAAAGGCAACTACGCAGAGCGGGTTGGGGCAGGCGCGCCGGTGTACCTGGCGGCGGTGTTGGAGTACCTGACCGCCGAGATCCTGGAGCTGGCCGGCAACGCGGCTCGCGACAACAAAAAGACCCGCATCATCCCGCGCCACTTACAGCTAGCCATCCGCAACGACGAGGAGCTCAACAAACTGCTAGGCCGGGTGACAATTGCTCAGGGCGGCGTCCTTCCTAACATCCAGGCCGTGCTTTTGCCTAAGAAGACCGAGAGTCACCACAAGGCCAAGGGCAAGTGA
- the H1-4 gene encoding histone H1.4, with protein sequence MSETAPAAPAAPAPAEKTPVKKKARKSAGAAKRKASGPPVSELITKAVAASKERSGVSLAALKKALAAAGYDVEKNNSRIKLGLKSLVSKGTLVQTKGTGASGSFKLNKKAASGEAKPKAKKAGAAKAKKPTGAAKKPKKATGAATPKKSAKKTPKKAKKPAAAAGAKKAKSPKKAKAAKPKKAPKSPAKAKAVKPKAAKPKTAKPKAAKPKKAAAKKK encoded by the coding sequence ATGTCCGAGACTGCGCCCGCCGCGCCCGCTGCTCCGGCCCCTGCCGAGAAGACACCCGTGAAGAAGAAGGCCCGCAAGTCCGCAGGTGCGGCCAAGCGCAAAGCGTCTGGGCCCCCGGTGTCCGAGCTCATTACTAAGGCTGTTGCCGCCTCCAAGGAGCGCAGCGGTGTATCTTTGGCCGCTCTCAAGAAAGCGCTGGCAGCCGCTGGCTATGACGTGGAGAAGAACAACAGCCGCATCAAGCTGGGTCTGAAGAGCTTGGTGAGCAAGGGCACTCTGGTGCAGACCAAGGGAACAGGCGCGTCGGGTTCTTTCAAACTCAACAAGAAGGCGGCCTCTGGGGAAGCCAAACCTAAGGCTAAAAAAGCAGGCGCGGCTAAGGCCAAGAAGCCAACAGGAGCAGCGAAGAAGCCCAAGAAGGCGACGGGGGCAGCCACCCCTAAGAAGAGCGCCAAGAAGACCCCAAAGAAGGCGAAGAAGCCAGCTGCGGCTGCTGGAGCTAAAAAAGCGAAAAGCCCGAAAAAGGCAAAAGCAGCCAAGCCAAAAAAGGCGCCCAAGAGCCCAGCGAAGGCCAAAGCAGTGAAACCCAAGGCGGCTAAACCAAAGACCGCCAAGCCCAAGGCAGCCAAGCCAAAGAAGGCGGCAGCCAAGAAAAAGTAG